One segment of Streptosporangium brasiliense DNA contains the following:
- a CDS encoding GntR family transcriptional regulator produces the protein MEKLVIEFHLDGRSGVSPYLQLVQQVRHALRLGVLREGDQMPTVKEVVAHLAINANTVLKAYRELEHEGLVAARPGVGTFVTATLTNASLAAHGPLRLELQRWLVKARRAGLDEESIEALFMTTFRTTAQEDIA, from the coding sequence ATGGAGAAACTGGTGATCGAGTTCCATCTGGACGGCAGGTCGGGTGTTTCGCCGTACCTGCAGCTGGTTCAGCAAGTACGGCATGCGCTGCGGCTCGGCGTGCTTCGCGAGGGCGACCAGATGCCGACCGTCAAGGAGGTCGTGGCGCACTTGGCGATCAACGCCAACACCGTCCTGAAGGCCTACCGGGAACTCGAGCACGAGGGCCTGGTCGCCGCCCGGCCGGGGGTGGGGACGTTCGTGACGGCGACGCTCACCAACGCCTCGCTGGCCGCGCACGGCCCGCTGCGGCTGGAACTGCAGCGCTGGCTGGTCAAGGCCCGCCGGGCCGGCCTCGACGAGGAAAGCATCGAGGCCCTCTTCATGACCACCTTTCGGACCACCGCTCAGGAGGACATAGCGTGA